AATCATACCTGCCTCTGCCATCATTTTGTCAATATCAGAGCCTAAAGAAGCACCTGTAAACACATTGACCTTCAACTTTTCACCAGATTTGGCTCGTCGAATAAGCGCTGTTGGCACAGCTTTTACATCCCCTGCCCGGGTAAAGCCGCTTAAGCCTAGCGTCATGCCATCTTGAATCCAAGCTGCTGCCGTTTCTGCACTCACTATTCGATCATGTAAACGTGCATCACCGATTCTATCTAGTTGTTTCCCCATCCCTAGACCCCTTTCCATTTTATTAAGAATTTACAATCTATTTTATATGAAGCGCTTTCTTTTTTGCGGTTCTATGACAGAGATAGATAGAATCGGTTTGAAACAGTAAATTTATCGTTTAAAACAGCTAGTTTTAAAACCCTAGTAATTTACGAAAATAGCTGGAATATGATTGACTAACTGGAAGTTGATCCCCGTTATCCATAGCTAATAAAAAAGTGGAATGGGTATCTGGATAAATATGTGTAATATGATTTACGTTTACGATAAATGAACGGTGACAGCGGATAAAATACTCTCTCGGTAACATATATTCAAATTCCTGGAGCGCTTTTCGATGTATACCCGTGAATTCTTTCGTAACCACCCATGTTTTTCTGTCCTTTACTTCTAAATAGAGCACATCACTAAATGAGAGTGGTTTCCACCCGTCTGATGTCTTTACCGTAATGACTGATTTTCCTTCTGTTAAAGCAGGATAAATAGCCATAACACAACCTTCTAATTTATTTTGATAATGAAATGGTACAGCCATTCCATGATAAGGAATACCATACACTTGACGATCGATAAATTCAGACACCTTTTGTTCCGTCACGATTGCTTTATTTGCTAACGTACCTTCTTTGATTGGATCCCCCGGGCGAATCTTTAAATCAACACGCAGGCTTGGCCGATAGTAAATATATTCTGTCGTCGAAGTTACAGCTATGGAAATTTCATCGGAAAATAGCTCTCCAATTACGTCCAATAAAGAACTTGTAGTAAGTCTTTGCATCGTTTTATAGTTACTCCTTTATACCTCATTTCGTTTATATAAAGTGAACACTGATCATTATGGTTAATATAATTATAGCCGTTTAATAAGCTGACATGTCGCTTCATCACTGCTTTTTTAACGATTCGGTTTAAATGCATCTGGCATAACAGCTGCAATAACTTCTCCTTTAGCACAACAAACCTCATCTGCATATACTTCCGTTATCACCTTAAACTTTTTAGGATGAAGCTCCTCCACTACCCCAATCGCTTTCAGTTCTGCACCATGTGAAGTCGGTTTCATAAAATCCACTTTTAGCGAAGCAGTTACAAATCGAGGCGCTTGAGCTCCATCGCCTATGACATGCCCGTTTTTCTTATGAAGAGTCATCGAGGCAGAACCAGTACCGTGACAATCTATTAACGAAGCTAGTAACCCTCCATACACAAACCCAGGGATTGCAATATGCTCTTCGCGTGGTGTATACGTAGTCACCGTTTTCTCCCCGTCCCATACTGTTTTCAAATGAAGACCCGTTTCATTTCGTCTGCCGCATCCATAGCACCAAGCATAATCTTCAGGGTAAATATCTTGAATTGCCTTTGTTTCCAATACATCTCCTCCCTTTTTGCCTAGTATAACATAGCTATGTTGGGTGAACAGTACCTAGTTATTTGTTCATTAAAGTGTATCAACATTACTAATATTCTGTCATAAAACCAACCGGATTCAAGTGGTGACATCGTTCATCATGTTCGCTAGAATAAGCATAGAAGGGGTTGTTCAAATAAATTTACTCCGTTAAAATAGTAAGTTGGAGTTATATTTTCATGATAAGCGTTTGAACAAATTAAAAGAATTTTTAGAGATGGGGTTTTGTGGCATGAAAAAATTAGTCATATTAGGTGGGGGATATGGCGGACTGAAAGCGCTATTAGGATTACTTGACCATCAGCTACCAGAGGATGTTGAAATCACCCTTGTCGACAGGAATCCATATCATTCCGTAAAAACAGAGTTTTATACGATTGCTGCTGGTACGTCTGCAGATAAGGATGTTCGCCTCCATTTTCCAGACGATCAACGAGTTCGTTATGTTTTTGGAGAAATTGCGAAAATTGATACATCCAATGCAGCGATCTCTTTTTCCAATATGAGTGAAATCATAGCTTATGATTACCTCGTTATCGGCTTAGGATGTGAGGATAATTATCATGGCATTGAAGGAGCACAAGAATTTACCCATAGTGTACAGACGTTCTCCAATGCAAGAAAAACAGGACTTGCTGTTTGTGATTTAAAGGCATATGGAAAGGTTTCTATCGTTGGCGCCGGGTTGAGTGGTATTGAAGTAGCTTCAGAGATTAGAGAGAGTAGACCGGACCTTAATATTCGCTTACTTGATCGTGGTGCAACGGTGTTAAAAGCATTTGACCCAAAGATTCAGCAATATGTATCCGAGTGGTTCGTAGCGAATGATGTCGATGTATTGCATCATGCAAATGTCGAATATGTAGAAAAAGATGGCGTCTGTAATAATGGTGTCTGTTATGTGAACGATGTTACCATTTGGACGGCTGGCGTTAGACCAAATTATTTAGTTAGGGAGCTCCCTTTTGACAAAGATGAGCAAGAAAAAATCATTGTAAATGAATATTTTCAAGTACCAGAAAACACGAATATTTATGTAGTTGGTGACTGCGCTTCTTCGGAATATTCCCCAAGCGGCCAGCTTGCGGGTCAGCAAGGTGAACGAGTCGCTGAAGTATTATTAGCAGTACTGCAAGGCAAACAACCAAAGAAACCAAAGGAAATTAAACTAAAAGGGACATTAGGCTCGCTTGGAAAATCAGACGGATTTGGCAATATGATGCAGAAGCCATTGACTGGTTTATTACCACGGATTGCAAAATCAGGCGTCCTTTGGTTAAATAAACGTCATTAAAACAGTAACATAGCTCTGTTCACGTCTTTAAAGAACACTACCCCTTGACTAGAGAAAAAAGGAACATTTTTGGCAAATATAGGTAGTCTTTTGAAGGAAAATGTAATAAAAAGTGAAGCTTCAATCCGTGGGATTTCTTTTATCTCCTACTAGCTATTAGAAGAACAGGCAGTTTGAGCTAGGTCTATCCTCCTGGATTCACCTCGTAGGATAGGGGGGCGAGGACTCACTGGCAATTTTATGTGGGATATATGCGGGATAAGGATGATATTTTATTCCAAACAATATCGGGCTTCAAGTTAGCCTAGACTAAATGTTACGGGGAGAAACGCCTCCCCGTTGATAAAGTGAAATTTCATCCTCCACTGATAAAGTAGAAAGGCTCAAACCGCAAGCGCCGTTGAAAAGGAAGAGACGCTTTTTCTGCGTGCGATGTGTCGCTTTCGAGGCTTTCCTTGTCCTTGAAAAAGAAGAACGCTTTTTCTGCGTGCGAGGCGTCGCTTTCGAGGCTTTCCTTGTCCTTGAAAAAGAAGAACGCTTTTTCTGCGTGCGAGGCGTCGCTTCCGAGGCTTTCCTTGTCCTGTTGCAATGCCTTTTTTGCGTTCAACATCTCACAAGCCCAACGAATCGGGAATTTAGGTGCCGTTATCCCTGACTTAGACTTATTGGTATCTACTCGATCTCCCGGAAATGGGGATTTTACGAGCATCTTATGTTATAGAATAAAACATCTCAGACTCCAAGCCAACGCATTTTCAAAGATTTGGAGAAGATAAAGCCATCTCCTGTTACATCATCAGTTGTACAAGGCTTGGTGCGATAATTGATACGACCAATGCACTCATGACCATCGATATCGTGCTGACTGCACCTTCCAGCTGATTCACCTCCATAGAAGTAGCCGTCCCAATTGCATGAGAAGCACTCCCCATGCCTACACCTCTTCCTAAATAGTGATCTACCTGAAACAACCGAAATACATAATGGTGCATGAGCACACCACCAATACCTGCAATCATGACAAATATAGCAGCTAGCGGCATAACCCCGCCGATCGTTTCTGTTACCGCCATAGCAACAGGCGTTGTTACCGATTTTGGCGTTAAAGAGTAAACAATAGTTGATTCAAATCCTGCCCACTGAGCAAGCAATAGGCCTGTAGATATTCCAATAATCCCTCCGAGCAATGTTCCTGCTACTATCGGCGCAGCCACTTTTTTTAATGTATCTTTATATCTATATAAGGGGTATGCAAGTGCAACTACTGCTGGTCCGAGCAGTTCATTAATCCATTTCCCCCCAACCATATATGTCTCATAAGGGATACGAAAAGTAATTAAAACCACAATAATAAGGATGGTAGCTACTAATACAGGAGCAGTTAACGAATAATTCCATGTTCGATGAACCCATAATGCAATATGATAAATGGCAAATGTACCAAAAATAGCTAAAATGGCAATCAAAAACTCACTCATGCTTCCATTCCTTTCTACGCATCAGCCATTGGCTGAAAAATCCGGAGCCACCCATGACCAACATCGTGCTCACTAACACGATTAAAATTAATAAAGATCCTTTTCCTAAAAACAAATCATAATACTCTATAATTCCAACTGTTACGGGAATAAAAAAGAAGGCTAAATTAGCAACAATGTAATTGGCCCCTTCTTCAATCCAAGATACTCGAACGAGTTTTGTACTTAATAATAGAAACAACACAATCATTCCAATAACACTTCCTGGGATAAATAAATTCAAAGTGCGTTGTATCCAGTTACCAAATTGGAAAATGATATACAATAAGCCGATATGCACTATCATTTTTCCTGCCTTTTCCACGTTTCTTTCCTCCTTGCCATTTTCAAACGAATACTCTATATTATAGCAGTTATTTTTCATTGTTGGTAAGCGAATAGCTTCTATTAAACAAAAAAATCGGAGTAAGCGCTGTAAAAAGTAAAATTTTATGAAATCTATAAAATTTGCCAAGGCATTACTTTCTGCCTTGGCAATTTATTTTCATTAATGTCGTCTCAATCTTAGCTGGCAATTGTGAACTCCGGCGAAATTCCATTTTATAGGGGTAAATCTTCTCTTTCTTTCACATCTAAAATCGCTTCTTTTACAGATTCCCCCATGTTGGCATGCGTTTGATTTACGGTTGCATGTACTTTTGTCGGCAGCCCCCATAATTTTATAAAACCTAGTGCTGCTTCATGATCAAATGCATCATCTGCATTGTACGTCGCCAAATCAAAGTCATATAACGACTGTTCTGACTTTCGACCAACCACTTGAGCATGACCTTTGTACAATTTCACCTTCACAATTCCAGACACGTCCTTCTGCGTTTCCGAAATAAAAGCAGTTAATGCTTTCGTTAGTGGCGAATACCAAAGACCATCATAAACAGCCTGTGCCAGTTTCTGTTCAATTAACGGCTTAAACTGTGCTACCTCTCTGGTTAACGTTAATGCTTCCAGTTCCTGATGCGCAGCAATTAGCGTTACTGCTGCTGGAGCCTCATAGATCTCACGTGACTTAATTCCAACTAGTCGATTCTCTACATGATCAATTCTGCCGACGCCGTGCTTTCCTGCTATTTGATTTAATTGCAAAATAAGCTCTTGCAATGGCAGCTTTTTGCCATCTATAGAAACAGGCTTCCCTTGCTCGAAAGCAATTTCTACAATTTGCGCTTCATCTGGGGCTGCTTGCGGATCCGTCGTTAAATCAAATGCCTCTTGCGGTGCTTCGATCCATGGATCTTCTAAAATCCCACATTCATTACTCCGACCCCAAAGATTTTGGTCAATGCTAAATGGATTATCCAAATCGATCGGCACCGGAATATCATGCTCTTTAGCATAGGCAATTTCTTCTTCTCTTGACATCGCCCATTCTCTGACTGGTGCCACAATATCTAACTTTGGCTCCAACGCTGTAAAGGCGACGTCAAACCGTACCTGGTCATTTCCTTTTCCTGTACATCCATGTGCGACCGCAACTGCTCCTTCTTCTTTAGCGATTTGAACTAAAATCTTTGCAATAAGTGGTCGCGATAAAGCTGATATTAATGGATATTTCCCTTCATATAATAAGTTAGCCTGTAATGCAGGTAACACAAATTCATTCGCAAATAATGCCTTCGCATCAATTACATACGATTTCACAGCTCCTACCTGCAATGCTTTACGTTGAATAAAATCAAGATCCTTCCCTTCTCCCACATCAAGCGCAACGGCAATCACATCATAATGGTAATTTTCCTGTAACCAACGAACTGCTACAGATGTATCCAATCCACCCGAATAAGCTAAAACAATCTTTTTCTTCCCCACAACGGACACTCCTTTAACCTATCTATTATTGAAACATTATGCACTATAATGAATAAATATTCAAGAGCTATTCGTATGTTTTCTCATGAATTTTTACAATTTCTATGCGTTATTATTTTTCCTTGTTAGTGATAATGCTATAATTTAACTGTAAATAATTATTTTTTATACCACTTTTGGATATCCCTGCCGTAAACAGCATGTATCAATATCCCTAGACAGTTAAAAACGTATTTCATATACCCAAATACAAAGAACACCCTTTCAAAATCAAGCAACCCTACGATAATGAACAACAATGCATAAAAAAACTAACCGAAAGCACCCATCTGCCTTTCGATAAGAGTTGAAACTTGTCTAAAGCCCCACAGCTCACGCCGCAAAATAAATGGCGAAACGCTGGATAGAAGAAATATCATATAAAATCTATGCCAAAACAAAATTTGCACTTCCGCAGACACCAAGAAACAAAGCAACAAATTAAGGTAAGCAGATGTTGGCTTCCAGTTTGCTAGTTCCTGAATGTCTTAGCTAGACGAAGATGCCTTTCAATATCGTACGCACCAAACAAAAATTTAACTTCTTAGACAATACACCATGTTCCCTTAACATCATTAGCCCTAGCAAACTAGCAGCTTACTTGAGAATGGATTTTATAAATGTTTTTTAAACACCCCTTTTAGTGGCATAAGGTTGATATATTGAGAAAGACCCTATAGAAGAAGGAGGAAGTCGATGGATAATATAAAAGAAACGATTATTGAAGTAGTTCAATCCATTTTACCAATTACAATCGTGATTACGGTTTTACAGTTTACGCTCATTTGGTTACCAACAGAAACTTTTATCCAATTTTTAATCGGCGTTTTAATGGTAGGAATAGGTTTAATTCTATTTCTATTGGGAGTTAACATCGGGATGCTTCCTATCGGCGAAATGATAGGATCGGCCTTATCGAAAACAAAAATTATTTGGCTTATCGTGTTTTTTGGTTTTTTATTAGGTGCTGTTGTCACCATTGCTGAACCGGATGTACGTGTTTTATCAACACAGGTAGATCAAGTATCCAACGGGGAAATCTCTAAAACCATCCTTATACTAGCAGTCGCTATAGGGGTGGGAATATTTGTCGCTCTCTCATTAATGCGAATTATTTTTTCCATTCCGATTACATATATCCTTGCTGGCGGTTATGGAATGATCTTTATTTTAGCGGCTTTTACCCCTTCAACTTTTGTACCCATCTCATTTGATGCAGGTGGAGTTACAACCGGACCGTTAACGGTACCGTTTATTATGGCACTTGGTGTTGGCGTGGCATCCGTGTTAAGAGGAAAGTCAGCCTCTCAAGATGGTTTCGGGCTCATTGCTTTAGCTTCTCTTGGCCCCATTCTTTCAGTGTTAATTTTAGGAGTGATTTACGGATGAATATACACATCTTTCAGGGGTTTGGTCAAACAATGGGAGAGGTTGCCATTGCACTCCTTCCATTAATTATATTGTTTGCTATCTTTCAATTGTTTTTTTTAAAACTTAGCATGCGCAAATTACTCGACATTGCAATAGGAATCCTATTAACCTTCCTTGGGCTGTCTTTTTTCCTTCAGGGAGTCCATATTGGGTTTTTACCGATTGGAGAACAAATTGGCAAAAGTCTTGGTGCGATTAATTATACATGGATACTAATCCCAATTGGCTTTGTGCTTGGTTTTTTCGCCACTTATGCAGAGCCTGCTGTTCGCGTGCTCATCCAGCAAGTAGAAAGGGCCTCTAGCGGATACATCCCAGAAAAGGTCCTGCTCTATACCGTTTCTATTGGCGTTGGTTTATCGGTTGCGTTATCCATGATTCGTATTCTTGCCGGCTTCTCCATCTGGTTTTTTATCCTGCCAGGTTATATTCTTGCGCTGATTATGGTAAAATACTCATCGAAAACGTTCACATCGATTGCTTTTGATTCCGGAGGGGTTGCTACAGGACCAATGACCGCAACATTTATTTTAGCAATGTTTGTCGGCATTGCTTCCGTAACCGAGGGACGTGACCCATTGCTTGATGGGTTTGGCATGGT
This genomic interval from Virgibacillus pantothenticus contains the following:
- a CDS encoding NAD(P)/FAD-dependent oxidoreductase codes for the protein MKKLVILGGGYGGLKALLGLLDHQLPEDVEITLVDRNPYHSVKTEFYTIAAGTSADKDVRLHFPDDQRVRYVFGEIAKIDTSNAAISFSNMSEIIAYDYLVIGLGCEDNYHGIEGAQEFTHSVQTFSNARKTGLAVCDLKAYGKVSIVGAGLSGIEVASEIRESRPDLNIRLLDRGATVLKAFDPKIQQYVSEWFVANDVDVLHHANVEYVEKDGVCNNGVCYVNDVTIWTAGVRPNYLVRELPFDKDEQEKIIVNEYFQVPENTNIYVVGDCASSEYSPSGQLAGQQGERVAEVLLAVLQGKQPKKPKEIKLKGTLGSLGKSDGFGNMMQKPLTGLLPRIAKSGVLWLNKRH
- a CDS encoding PaaI family thioesterase, with translation METKAIQDIYPEDYAWCYGCGRRNETGLHLKTVWDGEKTVTTYTPREEHIAIPGFVYGGLLASLIDCHGTGSASMTLHKKNGHVIGDGAQAPRFVTASLKVDFMKPTSHGAELKAIGVVEELHPKKFKVITEVYADEVCCAKGEVIAAVMPDAFKPNR
- a CDS encoding CidA/LrgA family protein, translating into MEKAGKMIVHIGLLYIIFQFGNWIQRTLNLFIPGSVIGMIVLFLLLSTKLVRVSWIEEGANYIVANLAFFFIPVTVGIIEYYDLFLGKGSLLILIVLVSTMLVMGGSGFFSQWLMRRKEWKHE
- a CDS encoding DUF1538 domain-containing protein is translated as MNIHIFQGFGQTMGEVAIALLPLIILFAIFQLFFLKLSMRKLLDIAIGILLTFLGLSFFLQGVHIGFLPIGEQIGKSLGAINYTWILIPIGFVLGFFATYAEPAVRVLIQQVERASSGYIPEKVLLYTVSIGVGLSVALSMIRILAGFSIWFFILPGYILALIMVKYSSKTFTSIAFDSGGVATGPMTATFILAMFVGIASVTEGRDPLLDGFGMVALVALAPILSVLTLGILYSRKEKELYVHKETETETDRYDR
- a CDS encoding LytTR family DNA-binding domain-containing protein — translated: MQRLTTSSLLDVIGELFSDEISIAVTSTTEYIYYRPSLRVDLKIRPGDPIKEGTLANKAIVTEQKVSEFIDRQVYGIPYHGMAVPFHYQNKLEGCVMAIYPALTEGKSVITVKTSDGWKPLSFSDVLYLEVKDRKTWVVTKEFTGIHRKALQEFEYMLPREYFIRCHRSFIVNVNHITHIYPDTHSTFLLAMDNGDQLPVSQSYSSYFRKLLGF
- a CDS encoding argininosuccinate synthase, translated to MGKKKIVLAYSGGLDTSVAVRWLQENYHYDVIAVALDVGEGKDLDFIQRKALQVGAVKSYVIDAKALFANEFVLPALQANLLYEGKYPLISALSRPLIAKILVQIAKEEGAVAVAHGCTGKGNDQVRFDVAFTALEPKLDIVAPVREWAMSREEEIAYAKEHDIPVPIDLDNPFSIDQNLWGRSNECGILEDPWIEAPQEAFDLTTDPQAAPDEAQIVEIAFEQGKPVSIDGKKLPLQELILQLNQIAGKHGVGRIDHVENRLVGIKSREIYEAPAAVTLIAAHQELEALTLTREVAQFKPLIEQKLAQAVYDGLWYSPLTKALTAFISETQKDVSGIVKVKLYKGHAQVVGRKSEQSLYDFDLATYNADDAFDHEAALGFIKLWGLPTKVHATVNQTHANMGESVKEAILDVKEREDLPL
- a CDS encoding DUF1538 domain-containing protein, whose protein sequence is MDNIKETIIEVVQSILPITIVITVLQFTLIWLPTETFIQFLIGVLMVGIGLILFLLGVNIGMLPIGEMIGSALSKTKIIWLIVFFGFLLGAVVTIAEPDVRVLSTQVDQVSNGEISKTILILAVAIGVGIFVALSLMRIIFSIPITYILAGGYGMIFILAAFTPSTFVPISFDAGGVTTGPLTVPFIMALGVGVASVLRGKSASQDGFGLIALASLGPILSVLILGVIYG
- a CDS encoding LrgB family protein — encoded protein: MSEFLIAILAIFGTFAIYHIALWVHRTWNYSLTAPVLVATILIIVVLITFRIPYETYMVGGKWINELLGPAVVALAYPLYRYKDTLKKVAAPIVAGTLLGGIIGISTGLLLAQWAGFESTIVYSLTPKSVTTPVAMAVTETIGGVMPLAAIFVMIAGIGGVLMHHYVFRLFQVDHYLGRGVGMGSASHAIGTATSMEVNQLEGAVSTISMVMSALVVSIIAPSLVQLMM